One part of the Armatimonadota bacterium genome encodes these proteins:
- a CDS encoding ABC transporter permease subunit → MSAPVNSPIADLSYRHYDGPLESPVARWWSIAKMTMKMATKKRGFWGWSIFSAWWYIILLAVFWFVDNILGGGGAAGSSIFLKQIVWKDQFVHAFSFSQMILMVVALLVGASSIANDNRSNALLVYLSKPCTRFDYVFGKWLGVFLLITGVSLVPMMVFYLYGYMSFQDYGFWSQSPWLFLRLILVSAVAGSLHASLSLGVSSLFNQGRLAGATYAGMYFLSYIFTVIMAGFNSAAVFGGSKPFGPIRQLFYCSIDGIQIGMAKLIVGTDGSQIFPGMNGGPGRRRGPDFGGERRFNPEDLIIGAPHAAWIVPLFFFLVTTGFLIAWSRVKAVEVV, encoded by the coding sequence ATGAGCGCCCCCGTCAATTCCCCCATCGCCGACCTCAGCTACCGCCACTACGACGGCCCGCTGGAGTCGCCCGTCGCCCGCTGGTGGTCCATCGCCAAGATGACCATGAAGATGGCGACCAAGAAGCGCGGCTTTTGGGGCTGGTCGATCTTCAGCGCGTGGTGGTACATCATCTTGCTCGCGGTCTTCTGGTTCGTCGACAACATCCTCGGCGGCGGTGGCGCGGCCGGTTCCAGCATCTTCCTCAAACAGATCGTTTGGAAGGATCAGTTCGTCCACGCGTTCTCGTTTTCGCAGATGATTTTGATGGTGGTGGCTCTGCTGGTTGGGGCGAGCTCCATCGCCAACGACAACCGCTCAAACGCCCTGCTGGTGTACCTCAGCAAGCCGTGTACGCGGTTCGACTACGTGTTCGGCAAGTGGCTGGGCGTGTTCCTGCTCATCACCGGCGTGTCGCTGGTGCCGATGATGGTGTTCTACCTGTATGGGTACATGAGCTTCCAAGACTACGGGTTTTGGAGCCAGTCGCCGTGGCTGTTCCTGCGCCTGATCTTGGTGTCGGCGGTGGCGGGCTCACTCCACGCGTCGCTGTCACTGGGGGTCAGTTCGCTGTTCAACCAAGGCCGCTTGGCGGGCGCGACGTATGCCGGAATGTACTTCCTGTCGTACATCTTCACCGTCATCATGGCTGGCTTCAACTCAGCGGCGGTGTTCGGCGGAAGCAAGCCGTTCGGCCCCATTCGCCAGTTGTTCTACTGCTCGATCGACGGCATTCAGATCGGCATGGCCAAGCTGATCGTGGGCACAGATGGATCGCAGATCTTCCCCGGCATGAACGGCGGGCCCGGTCGAAGGCGCGGACCGGACTTTGGCGGTGAACGCCGCTTCAACCCCGAAGACCTCATCATCGGCGCGCCCCACGCGGCGTGGATCGTGCCGCTGTTCTTCTTCCTCGTCACCACCGGATTCCTCATCGCCTGGAGCCGCGTCAAGGCCGTGGAGGTGGTCTAG
- a CDS encoding heavy metal-binding domain-containing protein, which yields MPINTGFNGNEIYCLHKKGYSPGELVIGNSVWSVGFLGGIGSALKTIAGGEVTQITDIIHQGRKSALDRMEAWTGLHGAVGITGVTNELVIHSGNIEFLSVGSAVHRDGYDATALEFTSSADGQELFCQLDAGFTPMSFAFGNVAYSVGLGGGIMGSLRSLARGEIKEFSNVFYHTRHLALERIQREAVQKGANCVVGIKTSILKFGGMQEMVMLGTASRHPAYGPEYDMKPATSDMTCEEMWNMIHVGYVPLELVIGVSVYSIGFAGGLSAFVKSFARGEISELTELVYHARERALSRLMENAVHCGADDVVGIKTYVYSLGSGIIEFLAIGTAVKKVEGLKTHSEQLPPQAVMQDKDTFLNVADTVVGTNLNEGNKIGRR from the coding sequence ATGCCGATCAACACGGGCTTCAACGGAAACGAGATTTACTGCCTCCACAAAAAGGGCTATTCCCCCGGCGAGCTTGTCATTGGCAACTCGGTCTGGTCCGTCGGGTTCCTTGGCGGCATTGGAAGCGCGCTCAAGACCATCGCCGGCGGCGAGGTGACGCAGATCACCGATATCATCCACCAGGGCCGCAAGTCGGCGCTCGACCGTATGGAAGCCTGGACGGGCCTGCACGGAGCCGTCGGCATCACTGGCGTCACCAACGAGCTTGTCATCCATAGCGGCAACATCGAATTCCTCAGCGTCGGCTCGGCCGTGCACCGCGACGGCTACGACGCCACCGCGCTCGAGTTCACCAGCAGCGCCGACGGGCAAGAGCTTTTCTGCCAACTCGACGCCGGATTCACGCCGATGAGCTTCGCGTTCGGCAACGTCGCCTACTCGGTCGGCCTCGGCGGCGGCATCATGGGCAGCCTGCGCAGCTTGGCGCGGGGCGAGATCAAAGAGTTCAGCAACGTCTTCTACCACACCCGCCACCTGGCTCTCGAGCGAATTCAAAGAGAAGCCGTCCAGAAGGGCGCAAACTGTGTGGTGGGAATCAAAACCAGCATTCTCAAGTTCGGCGGCATGCAGGAAATGGTCATGCTTGGCACCGCCAGCCGACACCCCGCCTATGGGCCAGAGTACGACATGAAGCCCGCCACGAGCGACATGACGTGCGAGGAGATGTGGAATATGATCCACGTCGGCTACGTTCCGCTGGAACTCGTTATCGGCGTCAGCGTGTACTCCATCGGCTTCGCCGGCGGACTCTCGGCGTTCGTCAAGTCGTTCGCCCGAGGCGAGATTAGCGAGCTGACCGAGTTGGTGTACCACGCCCGCGAACGCGCCCTATCCCGCCTGATGGAGAACGCCGTGCACTGCGGCGCAGACGACGTGGTCGGCATCAAAACCTACGTCTACTCGCTCGGCTCGGGCATCATCGAGTTCCTCGCCATCGGCACGGCGGTTAAGAAGGTCGAAGGTCTGAAGACGCACAGCGAGCAGCTACCGCCCCAGGCCGTGATGCAGGACAAGGACACGTTCCTCAACGTCGCCGACACGGTGGTGGGCACCAACCTCAACGAAGGAAACAAGATCGGAAGGCGGTAA
- a CDS encoding DUF922 domain-containing protein, producing MRFPATFRYATATLLTAALLVTVYGAGLRLHRFDTQKALGTQSADFYRQGRKYVADNYDSPAWKARMVFGKLPYHRLTGNDFRVDDQVASNDGVFTDGFINLDYRCRFVTIDRNHTTAILTEAHVASGFDTKTSWRRSGFTNPSVYLQHEQGHQDINELAARTLAGLIAQNKPEGAGVTKDDALRDLESKLRELYRQVSDQDHREQAEYDSQTNSGKDTKAQAVVTADMAKKLANAGIAATWQSSDAGGEASVVQ from the coding sequence ATGAGATTTCCCGCGACTTTCCGATACGCCACGGCGACCCTGCTCACCGCCGCCCTGCTCGTGACCGTCTATGGCGCCGGTCTGCGACTCCATCGATTCGACACCCAAAAGGCGCTCGGCACTCAAAGCGCCGACTTCTACCGCCAAGGCCGCAAGTACGTGGCCGATAACTACGATTCTCCAGCTTGGAAGGCGCGGATGGTTTTCGGTAAGTTGCCTTACCACCGGCTGACCGGAAACGACTTCCGGGTTGACGACCAGGTTGCCTCCAACGACGGCGTGTTCACTGACGGGTTCATCAACCTCGATTATCGGTGCCGTTTTGTGACGATCGACCGCAACCATACGACAGCGATCCTCACCGAGGCGCACGTGGCGTCCGGCTTCGACACCAAGACTTCATGGCGACGAAGCGGATTCACGAATCCGTCGGTGTACCTCCAGCACGAGCAAGGGCATCAGGACATTAACGAACTCGCCGCCCGCACCCTCGCTGGCCTCATCGCCCAAAACAAGCCGGAAGGCGCTGGTGTGACTAAGGACGACGCCCTACGCGACCTGGAATCCAAACTCCGCGAACTGTATCGCCAAGTCTCGGACCAGGACCATCGCGAACAGGCCGAATACGATTCGCAAACCAATTCCGGCAAAGACACGAAGGCTCAAGCCGTGGTGACCGCGGATATGGCGAAGAAGCTGGCCAACGCGGGCATCGCGGCGACCTGGCAATCCTCCGACGCCGGTGGCGAAGCTTCGGTTGTGCAGTAG
- the ruvA gene encoding Holliday junction branch migration protein RuvA: MAVWRRRGGRLDRPRRGHQPWLRTNPHRRPARHRPTHRRVPDRRIVIGLLRGVVVEVEGNLALVEVAGVGYEVIVPDSVLGRLGPKTEVTLYTRQIFREDGVTLCGFLDRNERRVFDLLLDVKGCGPRVAQALIGQVGADAISAAIVGSDAKTLSRASGVGQRLAERIILELRPKIEKGTLVLGGSAAMAVVSSPDRDLVEALLTLGYRRQDAEAVVGKVDAGLALDERIKQSLSLLKKG; encoded by the coding sequence TTGGCGGTCTGGCGGCGGCGCGGAGGTCGCCTTGATCGGCCCCGGCGTGGACACCAGCCATGGCTACGAACGAACCCACATCGACGCCCTGCGCGACACCGCCCAACTCATCGCCGAGTACCTGATCGACGAATAGTGATCGGACTTCTTCGCGGGGTGGTCGTCGAGGTCGAGGGGAACCTCGCTCTCGTCGAAGTGGCGGGCGTAGGGTACGAAGTCATCGTGCCGGATTCGGTCCTGGGTCGCCTGGGTCCCAAGACCGAAGTCACGCTGTATACACGGCAGATCTTCCGCGAGGACGGGGTGACGCTGTGCGGGTTCCTGGATCGCAATGAGCGGCGCGTGTTCGACCTTTTGCTGGACGTGAAAGGGTGCGGGCCACGCGTAGCTCAGGCCCTGATCGGCCAGGTCGGCGCGGACGCAATCTCTGCCGCGATCGTCGGGAGCGACGCCAAGACCCTCTCCCGCGCCTCGGGTGTGGGGCAGCGGCTAGCCGAACGCATTATTCTCGAGCTTCGCCCCAAGATCGAAAAGGGGACGCTGGTGCTGGGCGGAAGCGCGGCAATGGCGGTGGTCTCCAGCCCAGATCGCGACCTTGTCGAAGCCCTGCTGACGCTCGGCTACCGACGCCAGGACGCGGAAGCGGTGGTCGGCAAAGTCGACGCCGGTTTGGCGTTGGACGAACGAATCAAACAGTCCCTCTCGCTGCTGAAAAAAGGCTGA
- a CDS encoding ATP-binding cassette domain-containing protein, translating to MVSTVPLVSIRNLTVRYGSFVALNDFSCDIEEGCTGLLGPNGAGKTTLLKTILGFIRPENGTGDILGLDLHSDGRKIRQRVGLMPEQDCHIPGLSAVGFVAYAGELAGMPADQALRRAHEVLEYSGLGEARYRNVETFSTGMKQRIKLAQAMIHGPKLLLLDEPTNGLDPKGREEMLDLIKDISHGKGVNVLISSHLLPDIERVCDRVVVVLKGQLVSQGRIKDLKAIEGQPLDVDLREPSDLFLEQLRANGALAAAMKHTTYRVQVSGTREHAMATILGIAKTSGAQVRGVKLAERSLEEAFLEAIQQ from the coding sequence ATGGTTTCGACCGTGCCACTAGTGTCCATCAGAAATCTAACCGTGCGTTACGGGTCGTTTGTCGCCCTCAACGATTTCTCTTGCGACATCGAAGAGGGGTGCACCGGTCTGTTGGGTCCGAACGGTGCCGGCAAGACGACCCTATTAAAGACGATTCTCGGATTTATCCGCCCCGAAAACGGGACGGGCGACATCCTCGGCCTCGACCTGCACAGCGACGGCCGCAAGATCCGCCAGCGCGTTGGCCTGATGCCGGAGCAGGATTGCCACATTCCCGGCCTCTCCGCCGTCGGATTTGTCGCCTATGCCGGAGAACTGGCGGGAATGCCCGCCGACCAGGCTTTGCGCCGTGCCCACGAAGTGCTGGAGTACTCCGGCCTGGGCGAAGCACGCTACCGAAACGTCGAAACATTTTCGACCGGCATGAAACAGCGCATCAAGCTAGCCCAAGCGATGATCCACGGGCCGAAGCTCCTGCTTTTGGACGAGCCAACCAACGGCCTCGACCCCAAGGGGCGCGAGGAGATGCTCGACCTCATCAAGGACATTTCGCACGGCAAAGGCGTCAACGTCCTCATCAGCTCGCACCTGCTCCCAGATATCGAGCGAGTGTGCGATCGCGTCGTAGTCGTGCTGAAGGGCCAGTTGGTCTCCCAGGGCCGAATCAAGGACCTGAAGGCGATCGAAGGCCAACCGCTGGATGTCGACCTCCGCGAGCCTAGCGACCTCTTTCTCGAACAGCTTCGCGCGAACGGCGCCCTTGCGGCGGCGATGAAGCACACCACCTACCGAGTGCAAGTCTCCGGCACCCGCGAACACGCCATGGCCACCATCCTCGGCATCGCCAAGACGTCCGGCGCTCAAGTGCGCGGCGTGAAACTCGCCGAAAGAAGCCTCGAAGAAGCCTTTCTGGAGGCGATCCAACAATGA
- a CDS encoding Bacterial alpha-L-rhamnosidase translates to MSALLAAFVAMSTPSNSALNLANLRCEYLAHPLAVETTSPRLSWITETSTSNWRQSAYQILVASTADLLKGDKGDLWDTGKVASDASTQIAYAGHALSSRQPCFWKVRVWDKDGNASGWSKPQEWEMGLLHNEDWGASEWIGIPGEPKVNPAPYLRKEFTVSGRIKRARLTVCGLAYADMSLNGKLVGDTERDPGYTNFDKRVLYVVHDVTAALHSGKNCLGAVLGTGWYDVHDLATWRFEKAPWRDRPKLRAVLRIEYADGKAEDVVTDETWRATTGPILFDGIYTGEVYDASKELTGWDKAGFDDSAWGKASEMAVPKGELHALPCPPVRITQTLKPKTISEPQPGVYVLDYGQNLTGHVRIHGRFDAGQKVSMRYSERIDAKGMIHRDEIDVYMDKATPPQPFQTDVYIAKGKGTEQWEQRFSYSGFQYVEVTGLKSKPTPDMFEARFAHTDLASAGEFSCSNDLLNKIQHATRYSYLSNAQSIPTDCPQREKNGWTGDAHLACEAGLMNFDSASFYTKWLGDYADDQKPSGAFSLIIPSGGWGNGATHPSWDSAFGIIANDMTNYLGDERILRQAYPHVKRYLDHLYGMAKDEVVDFDSLGDWLPWKTETSSKLTSSVMLYLDATIVARGARLSGETAEAEKYEAMAARVKDGIDRHFYDPAKFGEDTQTALALAIYFDLVPADQKQAALDALVKNVESQGHIDTGIIGAKFILRALSENGRTDVAYKIVNHKGQPGWGWWMEQGATTLWEDWKGEFSMNHIMFGDVSNWFMQWLAGIGLDPATPAFKHILIRPTPVGDLTWAKGAHLSPYGWIRSSWTKDAKGFRLSIEIPANTTATVTLPSGKTQEVGSGKWSFAEQLVGSLHASL, encoded by the coding sequence ATGAGCGCATTGCTTGCCGCCTTCGTCGCCATGAGCACTCCGTCGAATTCCGCCCTGAACCTGGCCAACCTGCGGTGCGAGTACCTTGCTCATCCGCTCGCGGTCGAGACGACGTCGCCGCGCCTTAGTTGGATAACCGAGACGTCGACGTCGAACTGGCGGCAGTCTGCCTACCAAATCCTTGTCGCCTCGACCGCCGACCTGCTCAAGGGCGACAAAGGCGACCTTTGGGACACCGGCAAGGTGGCCTCGGACGCCAGCACTCAGATCGCCTACGCTGGACACGCGCTGAGTTCTCGCCAGCCGTGCTTCTGGAAGGTGCGGGTGTGGGACAAGGACGGCAACGCCTCGGGCTGGAGCAAGCCCCAGGAATGGGAGATGGGCCTGCTTCACAACGAAGACTGGGGCGCGAGCGAATGGATCGGCATTCCGGGTGAGCCGAAGGTCAATCCGGCCCCTTACTTGCGCAAAGAATTCACCGTTTCGGGCCGCATCAAGCGCGCGCGGCTGACCGTGTGCGGCTTGGCGTACGCCGACATGAGTCTGAACGGAAAGCTCGTGGGCGACACCGAGCGCGACCCAGGCTATACCAATTTCGATAAGCGCGTGCTGTACGTGGTTCACGACGTGACGGCCGCCCTGCACAGCGGTAAAAATTGCCTCGGAGCGGTACTGGGCACCGGCTGGTACGACGTGCATGACCTCGCCACGTGGCGGTTCGAAAAAGCGCCGTGGCGCGACCGTCCGAAGCTTCGGGCGGTGCTGAGGATCGAGTACGCGGACGGCAAAGCCGAGGACGTGGTGACCGACGAGACGTGGCGCGCGACCACCGGCCCGATCCTGTTCGACGGCATATACACCGGCGAGGTGTACGACGCCAGCAAGGAACTGACGGGCTGGGACAAGGCCGGATTTGACGACTCGGCTTGGGGTAAGGCCAGCGAGATGGCGGTACCGAAGGGCGAGCTTCACGCTCTGCCGTGCCCACCGGTCCGCATCACCCAAACCCTCAAGCCCAAGACGATTTCGGAACCCCAGCCGGGCGTGTACGTGCTGGACTACGGCCAAAACCTGACCGGCCACGTGCGAATCCATGGCAGGTTCGACGCGGGCCAAAAGGTGAGCATGCGCTATAGCGAGCGCATCGACGCGAAGGGCATGATCCACCGCGACGAGATCGACGTGTACATGGACAAGGCGACCCCGCCCCAGCCGTTCCAGACCGACGTCTACATCGCCAAAGGCAAAGGAACCGAGCAGTGGGAACAGCGATTCTCGTACTCCGGCTTCCAGTACGTCGAGGTGACGGGCCTGAAATCCAAGCCGACACCGGACATGTTCGAAGCGCGGTTTGCGCATACGGACTTGGCTAGCGCGGGCGAGTTTTCGTGCTCCAACGACCTGCTGAACAAGATTCAGCATGCGACGCGGTACTCGTACCTCAGCAACGCGCAGAGCATCCCGACGGACTGCCCCCAGCGCGAGAAGAACGGGTGGACCGGCGATGCGCACCTGGCATGCGAGGCGGGCCTGATGAACTTCGATTCGGCGTCGTTCTACACCAAATGGCTGGGCGACTACGCCGACGATCAGAAGCCAAGCGGGGCGTTCAGCCTGATTATTCCCAGCGGTGGATGGGGCAACGGCGCAACGCACCCGTCGTGGGACAGCGCGTTCGGCATCATCGCCAACGACATGACGAACTACTTGGGCGACGAGCGAATTCTGCGGCAGGCCTACCCGCACGTGAAGCGGTACCTGGACCACTTGTACGGCATGGCGAAGGACGAGGTGGTGGACTTCGACAGCCTGGGCGACTGGCTTCCTTGGAAGACGGAGACGTCAAGCAAGCTGACGTCGTCGGTGATGCTGTACCTGGACGCAACGATCGTGGCTCGCGGCGCTCGGCTAAGCGGCGAGACTGCCGAGGCTGAGAAATACGAGGCGATGGCGGCGCGGGTAAAAGACGGTATCGACCGTCACTTCTACGACCCGGCGAAGTTTGGCGAGGACACGCAGACGGCGCTGGCCCTGGCGATCTACTTCGACTTGGTCCCGGCCGACCAGAAGCAGGCGGCGTTGGACGCACTGGTGAAGAACGTAGAGTCGCAGGGGCATATCGACACCGGCATCATCGGTGCGAAGTTCATTCTGCGGGCCCTCAGCGAGAACGGGCGGACCGACGTGGCGTACAAGATCGTGAACCATAAGGGCCAACCCGGCTGGGGCTGGTGGATGGAGCAGGGCGCGACCACGCTGTGGGAGGACTGGAAAGGCGAGTTCTCGATGAACCACATCATGTTTGGCGACGTCAGCAACTGGTTTATGCAGTGGCTGGCCGGCATCGGTCTGGACCCGGCGACGCCGGCGTTCAAGCACATCCTGATCCGTCCGACGCCGGTGGGCGATCTGACGTGGGCTAAGGGCGCGCATCTGTCGCCGTACGGCTGGATCCGGTCGTCGTGGACGAAGGATGCGAAGGGATTCCGGTTGTCGATCGAGATTCCGGCGAACACGACGGCAACGGTGACGCTTCCGAGCGGGAAGACGCAGGAAGTGGGCTCGGGCAAGTGGTCGTTTGCGGAGCAATTGGTGGGATCGCTACATGCCTCCTTGTGA
- a CDS encoding copper homeostasis protein CutC, producing the protein MLVEVIACSLADAVVAREAGADRVELCLAMEVGGITPYLVTTEQMGALAPFPVSVMVRPQPGGFNYGTDTVLSQIEQILDLRFPNLQIVSGVLNNQNEFDLAGMRAIRRATKGVPLTCHRCFDLTPYPMVALEQLIDLGFDRVLTSGQAPTAQLGLDVIANLVDQADGRIEIMPAVGIRPYNVAEIIKATGVKQVHASCFGDNPPPVPGKVDFGPTLRVSADKVRAFVSAARSA; encoded by the coding sequence ATGCTCGTTGAGGTCATCGCCTGCTCTCTCGCCGACGCTGTTGTCGCGCGGGAGGCAGGCGCTGATCGGGTGGAGCTTTGCCTGGCGATGGAGGTCGGCGGGATCACGCCCTACCTCGTCACCACCGAGCAGATGGGGGCGCTCGCCCCTTTTCCCGTCTCGGTAATGGTGCGCCCGCAACCGGGCGGGTTCAACTATGGCACCGACACCGTCCTCAGCCAGATCGAGCAGATTCTCGATCTGCGTTTCCCCAATCTGCAGATCGTTAGCGGCGTGCTGAATAACCAAAATGAGTTTGATTTGGCCGGCATGCGCGCCATCCGCCGCGCGACCAAAGGCGTGCCTCTGACGTGCCACCGGTGCTTCGACCTTACGCCGTACCCAATGGTTGCGCTAGAGCAACTGATCGACCTCGGCTTCGACCGCGTGCTCACCTCCGGCCAAGCTCCCACCGCCCAGTTGGGTCTCGATGTCATCGCCAACCTCGTCGACCAGGCCGATGGCCGAATCGAGATCATGCCCGCCGTCGGCATCCGACCGTATAACGTGGCCGAGATCATCAAGGCGACGGGTGTGAAACAGGTCCACGCGTCGTGCTTCGGCGACAACCCTCCCCCTGTGCCGGGAAAGGTCGACTTCGGCCCCACCCTGCGGGTTAGCGCCGACAAAGTCCGCGCCTTCGTCAGTGCGGCGCGCAGCGCCTAA
- a CDS encoding ABC transporter permease subunit codes for MIVPFQFLLRDALRFRKLVAWLILAVAGFALAASWHYLSRGSETPITATDRYVNVVNLLVFRLLPLASAIYTTMVVSQEVEQKTIVYLLTRPLDRWQLLVGRWMATVTAVLIISLIGMVATILGAGGFGQVHVAFPRDLLAIFLGAAAYGSLFLFVTLVFNRALIVCVLFAFGWESSVPNLSAGLQKLSILAHMQAIANHPDSQGGKKFLEAISGVLGENTLSGASSAFTLIVFSVVMVGLSAYWFTTNEYIPREDSE; via the coding sequence ATGATCGTTCCATTCCAATTTCTGCTCCGCGACGCGTTGCGATTCCGCAAGCTGGTGGCGTGGCTCATCCTCGCCGTCGCCGGGTTTGCCCTGGCTGCTAGCTGGCACTATCTGTCGCGTGGAAGCGAGACACCCATCACGGCAACCGACCGGTATGTCAACGTCGTCAACCTCCTCGTGTTTCGGCTTCTGCCGCTGGCCTCGGCGATCTACACAACCATGGTGGTGAGCCAAGAGGTCGAGCAAAAGACCATCGTGTACCTATTGACGCGCCCCCTCGACCGATGGCAACTGCTGGTCGGGCGGTGGATGGCGACGGTGACGGCCGTGCTCATTATCTCGCTCATCGGCATGGTGGCCACGATCCTCGGCGCCGGAGGCTTTGGCCAGGTGCATGTGGCGTTCCCTCGCGACCTGCTGGCGATCTTCCTGGGTGCGGCGGCGTACGGCTCACTGTTCCTATTCGTGACGCTTGTCTTCAACCGCGCGCTGATCGTCTGCGTGCTGTTCGCGTTCGGGTGGGAAAGCTCGGTGCCGAACTTGTCGGCGGGTCTGCAGAAGCTGTCGATTTTGGCGCATATGCAGGCGATCGCGAACCATCCAGACTCGCAGGGTGGCAAGAAATTCCTGGAAGCCATCTCGGGTGTGCTGGGTGAGAACACCCTGTCCGGCGCGTCGTCGGCGTTCACCCTGATCGTGTTTTCGGTGGTCATGGTCGGCCTCAGCGCGTACTGGTTTACGACGAACGAATACATCCCCCGCGAAGATTCGGAGTAG
- a CDS encoding M20/M25/M40 family metallo-hydrolase: MARFEISDDYLKRFLVDLLQTPSPTGDTEYAISLIEGELMNLDIPTTRTTKGALLAHLEGLRDSAPKALTAHVDTLGFQVKEIKSNGRLKLKALNGIMWPTVDSQVVTISTRDGRQITGSIVFENGAAHVNKDATVAARNSENLEVRLDELTTKAEETRFLGIEVGDYVYLDPRTEITASGFIRSRFLDDKASVACAIAALEALKKSQLTPVQRTTVLFSNFEEVGHGGMDGLPPDLAELVVLDMACVGVGQNGTELNCSICTADSSGPYSKNLTDRIRNLAERRGIELKPDIYPYYGSDGSAYWRSGGGAEVALIGPGVDTSHGYERTHIDALRDTAQLIAEYLIDE; this comes from the coding sequence ATGGCACGATTCGAAATTTCTGACGACTACCTCAAGCGGTTCCTGGTGGACCTTCTGCAGACGCCCAGCCCAACGGGCGACACCGAGTATGCGATCAGCCTCATCGAAGGCGAGCTGATGAACCTCGACATTCCTACCACCCGCACCACCAAGGGTGCACTGTTGGCTCACCTCGAGGGCCTGCGCGACAGCGCCCCGAAGGCGCTGACCGCCCATGTGGACACCCTCGGCTTCCAAGTCAAAGAGATCAAGTCGAACGGCCGACTCAAGTTGAAGGCGCTCAACGGCATCATGTGGCCGACCGTCGACAGCCAGGTCGTCACCATCTCGACCCGCGACGGACGGCAGATCACCGGCTCGATCGTGTTCGAGAACGGTGCCGCCCACGTGAACAAGGACGCCACCGTGGCCGCCCGCAACTCGGAGAACCTGGAGGTCCGCCTGGATGAACTGACGACAAAGGCCGAAGAGACCCGCTTCCTCGGTATCGAGGTCGGCGACTACGTGTACCTGGACCCGCGCACCGAGATCACGGCATCTGGCTTCATCCGCTCGCGATTCTTGGACGATAAGGCGAGCGTCGCCTGCGCCATCGCCGCCCTTGAGGCCCTGAAAAAGAGCCAATTAACGCCGGTCCAGCGCACCACCGTGCTGTTCTCTAATTTCGAAGAGGTCGGCCACGGTGGAATGGACGGCCTGCCGCCCGACCTGGCTGAACTCGTCGTGCTCGACATGGCGTGCGTGGGCGTCGGCCAGAATGGAACCGAGCTCAACTGCTCGATCTGTACCGCCGACAGCTCCGGCCCCTACAGCAAGAACTTGACCGACCGCATTCGCAACCTCGCCGAGCGGCGCGGCATCGAACTGAAGCCCGACATCTACCCGTACTACGGAAGCGACGGAAGCGCCTATTGGCGGTCTGGCGGCGGCGCGGAGGTCGCCTTGATCGGCCCCGGCGTGGACACCAGCCATGGCTACGAACGAACCCACATCGACGCCCTGCGCGACACCGCCCAACTCATCGCCGAGTACCTGATCGACGAATAG
- a CDS encoding ATP-binding cassette domain-containing protein gives MIQIQNASRWYGQIIGVNDITCEIGPGITALLGMNGAGKSTLLRLITGQLRPTTGGVKVFGHEPFGNPDVFKHLGYCPEIDNFYEYMSGFEFVRYMARLSGFSPAEAKSRSEEMIAHVGMTERAGRKIKGYSKGMRQRIKLAQAMVHDPDIILLDEPLNGLDPVARHEFLGVLESLARNGKTILVSSHILYEVEQMTRSILLLHRGRLLATGDLTVIRELIDKYPHKVRIETTEPRLVASKLTEMANIVSAKIDERNGEIQLEVRDPNVFYDSLSTLVLEQNMPILSFNSPDNNLESVFQYLVEG, from the coding sequence ATGATTCAAATTCAGAACGCCTCGCGCTGGTACGGGCAGATCATCGGCGTGAACGACATTACGTGCGAGATCGGGCCGGGAATCACGGCCCTGCTGGGCATGAACGGCGCGGGCAAAAGCACTCTGCTGAGGCTCATCACCGGGCAACTGCGGCCCACCACTGGCGGCGTCAAGGTCTTTGGCCACGAGCCATTCGGCAACCCGGATGTGTTTAAGCACCTCGGCTATTGCCCCGAGATCGACAACTTCTACGAGTACATGAGCGGCTTCGAGTTCGTGCGGTACATGGCGCGATTGAGCGGGTTTAGCCCCGCCGAAGCCAAGAGCCGCTCCGAGGAGATGATCGCCCACGTGGGAATGACCGAGCGCGCGGGCCGAAAGATCAAGGGGTATTCCAAGGGCATGCGCCAGCGCATCAAGCTTGCGCAAGCGATGGTCCACGACCCCGACATTATCCTACTGGACGAGCCACTGAACGGACTGGACCCGGTGGCGCGGCATGAGTTTTTGGGCGTGCTGGAGTCACTGGCCCGGAACGGCAAGACGATCCTCGTCAGTTCGCACATCCTCTACGAGGTCGAGCAGATGACCCGCTCGATCCTGCTGCTCCATCGTGGACGACTGTTGGCGACCGGCGACCTCACGGTCATCCGCGAACTCATCGACAAGTACCCGCACAAGGTGCGAATCGAGACAACCGAGCCCCGGCTGGTGGCCTCGAAGTTGACCGAAATGGCAAACATCGTCAGTGCGAAGATCGACGAGCGCAACGGCGAGATTCAGCTTGAGGTCCGCGATCCCAACGTCTTCTATGACTCACTTTCCACCCTTGTTCTTGAACAAAACATGCCTATCCTGAGCTTCAACAGCCCCGACAACAATCTGGAATCGGTGTTCCAGTACTTGGTGGAAGGATGA